One stretch of Variovorax sp. 54 DNA includes these proteins:
- the rpsN gene encoding 30S ribosomal protein S14, translated as MAKQSLIQRELKRDKLVAKFAAKHAELKAISNDAKKSDEERAVARLALQKLPRNANPTRQRNRCAITGRPRGTFRQFGLARAKIRELAFAGDIPGVTKASW; from the coding sequence ATGGCCAAACAATCTTTGATCCAGCGCGAACTCAAGCGCGACAAGCTGGTTGCCAAGTTCGCTGCGAAGCACGCTGAGCTGAAGGCAATTTCCAACGACGCGAAGAAGAGCGACGAAGAGCGTGCAGTGGCCCGTCTGGCCCTGCAGAAGCTCCCGCGCAACGCGAACCCCACGCGCCAGCGCAACCGTTGTGCAATCACCGGTCGCCCCCGTGGCACCTTCCGTCAATTCGGTCTGGCTCGCGCCAAGATCCGTGAACTGGCTTTCGCTGGCGACATCCCCGGTGTCACCAAGGCCAGCTGGTAA
- the rplX gene encoding 50S ribosomal protein L24 has product MNKIRKGDQVIVLAGRDKGKRGVVSLRADDSHVIVDGINLVKKHTKPNPLKGTTGGIVEKTMPIHQSNVAIFNAATGKADRVGIKVTQGADGKRVAVRVFKSSGDEIKFA; this is encoded by the coding sequence ATGAACAAGATTCGCAAAGGCGACCAGGTCATCGTGTTGGCCGGTCGTGACAAGGGCAAGCGCGGCGTCGTGTCGCTGCGCGCAGACGATTCGCATGTGATCGTCGACGGCATCAACCTCGTCAAGAAGCACACCAAGCCGAACCCCCTCAAGGGCACGACCGGTGGCATCGTCGAGAAGACCATGCCTATTCACCAATCCAACGTGGCGATCTTCAATGCTGCGACCGGCAAGGCCGATCGCGTGGGCATCAAGGTCACCCAAGGTGCCGACGGCAAGCGCGTGGCTGTTCGCGTCTTCAAGTCGAGCGGCGACGAAATCAAGTTCGCCTAA
- the rplE gene encoding 50S ribosomal protein L5 → MARLQQHYREKIAKDLTEKFGYKSPMQVPRLTKITLNMGVGEAVADKKVLDNAVADLTKIAGQKPVVTKSKKAIAGFKIRENQPIGCMVTLRGVHMYEFLDRFVTVALPRVRDFRGISGRAFDGRGNYNIGVKEQIIFPEIEYDKVDALRGLNISITTTAKTDEEAKALLAGFRFPFKN, encoded by the coding sequence ATGGCACGTCTCCAACAACACTATCGCGAAAAGATCGCGAAAGACCTGACGGAAAAGTTCGGCTACAAGTCGCCGATGCAAGTTCCGCGTCTCACCAAGATCACCCTGAACATGGGTGTGGGTGAAGCAGTCGCCGACAAGAAGGTCCTCGACAACGCTGTCGCCGACCTGACCAAGATCGCTGGCCAGAAGCCTGTGGTCACCAAGTCGAAGAAGGCCATCGCCGGCTTCAAGATCCGCGAAAACCAGCCGATCGGCTGCATGGTCACGCTGCGTGGCGTGCACATGTACGAGTTCCTGGACCGTTTCGTCACCGTGGCCCTGCCCCGCGTGCGTGACTTCCGTGGTATCTCGGGTCGCGCATTCGACGGCCGTGGCAACTACAACATCGGCGTCAAAGAGCAGATCATTTTCCCTGAGATCGAGTACGACAAGGTCGACGCCCTGCGCGGTCTCAATATCAGCATCACGACGACGGCCAAGACCGACGAAGAAGCCAAGGCGCTTCTCGCTGGCTTCCGTTTCCCGTTCAAGAACTGA
- the rplN gene encoding 50S ribosomal protein L14, protein MIQTESRLEVADNTGAKSVLCIKVLGGSKRRYASVGDVIKVSIKEAAPRGRVKKGEIYSAVVVRTAKGIRRADGSLVKFDGNAAVLLNAKLEPIGTRIFGPVTRELRTEKFMKIVSLAPEVL, encoded by the coding sequence ATGATCCAAACTGAATCCCGGCTCGAAGTGGCCGACAACACGGGCGCGAAATCCGTCCTGTGTATCAAGGTGCTCGGTGGCTCCAAGCGGCGTTACGCTAGCGTGGGCGACGTCATCAAGGTCAGCATCAAGGAAGCCGCTCCGCGTGGTCGCGTCAAGAAGGGCGAGATCTACAGCGCAGTGGTGGTCCGCACCGCCAAGGGCATCCGTCGTGCTGACGGTTCGCTCGTCAAGTTCGACGGCAATGCCGCCGTGCTGCTCAACGCCAAGCTGGAGCCTATCGGCACCCGCATCTTCGGACCGGTCACGCGCGAACTGCGCACCGAGAAGTTCATGAAGATCGTGTCGCTGGCACCCGAAGTTCTCTAA
- the ubiA gene encoding 4-hydroxybenzoate octaprenyltransferase — protein MPLARRFALYLDLIRWNRPAGWLLLLWPTLGALWFAADGWPGWHLVVVFTLGTFLMRSAGCCVNDVADREFDRHVKRTAQRPVTSGAMSVKEALGLGAVLALLSFGLVLTTNRATVLWSFAALAITLIYPFAKRFVSIPQAVLGIAFSFGIPMAFAAVQSTVPAFAWWLLAGNLFWVLAYDTEYAMVDRDDDLKIGMKTSAITFGRFDVAAVMASYAIFLAVWIWAGASRSLGVLFYVGIAVAVAQALWHWRLIHDRTRDGCFKAFRENHWLGFAVFVGIVAGYVIR, from the coding sequence ATGCCTCTCGCCCGCCGTTTTGCGCTCTACCTCGATCTGATCCGCTGGAACCGGCCGGCCGGCTGGCTGTTGTTGCTGTGGCCCACGCTGGGCGCGCTCTGGTTCGCGGCCGATGGCTGGCCCGGCTGGCACCTCGTCGTGGTGTTCACGCTCGGTACGTTCCTGATGCGCAGCGCGGGCTGCTGCGTCAACGACGTGGCCGACCGCGAGTTCGACCGCCATGTGAAGCGCACGGCCCAGCGGCCCGTGACGAGCGGTGCGATGTCGGTCAAGGAGGCATTGGGCTTGGGCGCGGTGCTGGCGCTGCTGTCCTTCGGGCTGGTGCTCACCACCAACCGCGCGACCGTGCTGTGGTCGTTCGCGGCCCTTGCGATCACGCTGATCTACCCGTTCGCCAAGCGCTTCGTGTCGATCCCGCAGGCGGTGCTGGGCATCGCCTTCAGCTTCGGCATCCCGATGGCCTTTGCCGCGGTGCAGTCGACGGTGCCGGCCTTTGCCTGGTGGCTGCTGGCGGGCAACCTGTTCTGGGTGCTGGCCTATGACACGGAGTACGCGATGGTGGATCGCGACGATGACCTGAAGATCGGCATGAAGACTTCGGCCATCACCTTCGGCCGTTTCGACGTGGCGGCGGTGATGGCCAGCTACGCGATCTTCCTGGCGGTCTGGATCTGGGCCGGTGCCAGCCGGTCGCTGGGAGTGCTCTTCTATGTGGGCATTGCCGTGGCGGTGGCCCAGGCGCTCTGGCACTGGCGCCTGATCCATGACCGCACGCGTGACGGCTGTTTCAAGGCCTTCCGCGAAAACCACTGGCTGGGTTTCGCGGTGTTCGTCGGCATCGTGGCCGGCTATGTCATCCGATAA
- a CDS encoding esterase-like activity of phytase family protein produces the protein MLTGGAGLLGLGSLGLAGCGSPAPVLDTGRLQRLGEAHWAHRRSIENTTAGGLSGIDYDPVKGEYLLLSDDRSDLAPVRCYTARWPQPADAAPEPTGVVQLQRPGGGPWPGRRQAVAGLPVPDPEALRLRPSAGTLLWTSEGDITRGFGPALYESARDGRFLREFTLPPMFAPDPTQRRGPRDNLTFEGLALAPDDRSAWLAMENALIQDGPTPTTSAPGGPCRFTQVDLSTGRAVRQIAYVPDAIPLRPLVPGTYADNGVSEVLMLDAHRMLVLERAYATGAGNSLRLYEIDTRAADDVLAIDALAPGNHRPVAKTLVADFATLGLSRLDNSEGMCWGPPLPDGRRLLVVVSDDNFNPLQVTQFAAFAYTDRP, from the coding sequence CTGCTGACGGGCGGGGCGGGCCTGCTGGGGCTGGGATCACTGGGACTCGCGGGATGCGGCAGTCCAGCACCGGTGCTGGACACCGGCCGGCTGCAGCGCTTGGGGGAAGCCCACTGGGCGCACCGACGCTCTATAGAAAACACCACGGCAGGCGGCCTCTCAGGCATCGACTACGACCCGGTCAAAGGTGAGTACCTGCTTCTCAGCGACGACCGATCAGATCTGGCCCCCGTGCGCTGCTACACCGCCAGATGGCCCCAGCCGGCCGACGCCGCCCCCGAGCCCACCGGCGTTGTTCAGTTGCAACGCCCCGGTGGCGGCCCCTGGCCCGGGCGGCGCCAGGCGGTCGCCGGCCTGCCCGTTCCCGACCCCGAAGCCCTGCGCCTGCGCCCCTCGGCCGGCACCTTGCTCTGGACCAGCGAAGGCGACATTACCCGCGGCTTCGGCCCCGCCCTTTATGAATCAGCGCGCGACGGTCGCTTTCTGCGCGAATTCACCCTGCCGCCGATGTTCGCCCCGGACCCGACCCAGCGCCGCGGCCCGCGCGACAACCTGACGTTCGAAGGCCTGGCCCTCGCGCCCGACGACCGCTCCGCCTGGCTCGCGATGGAAAACGCCCTGATCCAGGACGGCCCGACCCCGACCACCTCCGCCCCCGGTGGCCCCTGCCGCTTCACCCAGGTCGACCTGTCGACCGGCCGCGCCGTGCGCCAGATCGCCTACGTGCCCGACGCCATCCCGCTGCGCCCGCTCGTGCCGGGCACCTACGCCGACAACGGCGTGAGCGAGGTGCTGATGCTCGACGCCCACCGCATGCTGGTGCTGGAACGCGCTTACGCCACGGGCGCCGGCAACTCGCTGCGCCTGTACGAGATCGACACCCGGGCCGCCGACGACGTGCTCGCCATCGATGCCCTCGCGCCCGGCAACCACCGCCCGGTCGCCAAGACGCTCGTGGCCGACTTCGCCACGCTCGGCCTCTCGCGCCTCGACAACAGCGAGGGCATGTGCTGGGGCCCACCGCTGCCTGACGGCCGCCGCCTGCTGGTGGTCGTGAGCGACGACAATTTCAACCCGCTGCAAGTGACGCAGTTCGCCGCCTTCGCCTACACCGACCGACCATGA
- a CDS encoding LysR substrate-binding domain-containing protein yields MTLTELKYIVAVARERHFGKAAEACYVSQPTLSVAIKKLEDELEVKLFERSAGEVTVTPLGEQIVQQAQSVLDQAASIKEIAKRGKDPLAGPLNLGVIYTIGPYLLPDLVRQVIARTPQMPLVLQENFTVKLLEMLRAGEIDCAIMAEPFPDTGLAMAPLYDEPFMAALPVKHKLADRESITSEELQSETMLLLGTGHCFRDHVLEVCPEFARFSSNAEGIRKSFEGSSLETIKHMVASGMGVTLVPRLSVPAEALKPKVKGRKEPEQMVRYLPVRDAQDRDPPMRRVVLAWRRTFTRYEAIAALRNAIYACELPGVKRLS; encoded by the coding sequence ATGACTCTCACCGAACTCAAATACATCGTCGCAGTCGCCCGCGAGCGGCACTTCGGCAAGGCGGCCGAGGCCTGTTATGTGTCCCAGCCGACGCTTTCGGTGGCCATCAAGAAACTCGAGGACGAACTCGAGGTCAAGCTCTTCGAGCGCAGCGCCGGTGAAGTGACCGTGACGCCGCTCGGCGAGCAGATCGTCCAGCAGGCGCAGAGCGTGCTCGACCAGGCCGCCAGCATCAAGGAGATCGCCAAGCGCGGCAAGGACCCGCTGGCCGGTCCGCTGAACCTGGGCGTGATCTACACGATCGGCCCGTACCTGCTGCCCGACCTGGTGCGCCAGGTGATCGCGCGCACGCCGCAGATGCCGCTGGTGCTGCAGGAGAACTTCACGGTCAAGCTGCTCGAGATGCTGCGCGCCGGCGAGATCGACTGCGCGATCATGGCCGAGCCCTTTCCCGACACGGGCCTGGCGATGGCGCCGCTGTACGACGAGCCCTTCATGGCGGCGCTGCCCGTGAAGCACAAGCTGGCCGACCGCGAGTCGATCACCTCGGAAGAGCTGCAGAGCGAGACGATGCTGCTGCTGGGCACGGGCCACTGCTTTCGCGACCACGTGCTCGAGGTGTGCCCCGAGTTCGCGCGCTTCTCGAGCAACGCTGAGGGCATCCGCAAGAGCTTCGAGGGCTCGTCGCTGGAGACCATCAAGCACATGGTGGCCTCGGGCATGGGCGTGACGCTGGTGCCGCGCCTGTCGGTGCCGGCCGAGGCGCTCAAGCCGAAGGTCAAGGGCCGCAAGGAGCCCGAGCAGATGGTGCGCTACCTGCCCGTGCGCGACGCGCAGGACCGCGATCCGCCGATGCGCCGCGTGGTGTTGGCCTGGCGTCGCACCTTCACGCGCTACGAAGCCATTGCGGCGCTGCGCAACGCGATCTACGCGTGCGAGCTGCCGGGTGTCAAACGACTCTCCTAG
- the rpsH gene encoding 30S ribosomal protein S8 encodes MSMSDPIADLLTRIRNAQMVAKPTVSIPSSKVKAAIAQVLKDEGYIDGFEVKTDAGKSELVITLKYYAGRPVIERIERVSRPGLRVYKASAAIPQVQNGLGVAIVTTPQGVMTDRKARATGVGGEVLCYVA; translated from the coding sequence ATGAGCATGAGTGATCCCATTGCCGACCTGCTGACGCGTATCCGTAACGCGCAGATGGTGGCGAAGCCCACTGTGTCGATCCCGTCTTCCAAGGTGAAGGCTGCGATTGCACAAGTCCTGAAGGACGAAGGCTACATCGACGGCTTCGAAGTGAAGACCGATGCCGGCAAGTCCGAACTCGTCATCACGCTGAAGTACTACGCTGGCCGCCCGGTCATCGAACGTATCGAGCGCGTGAGCCGCCCCGGCCTGCGCGTCTACAAGGCCAGCGCTGCCATCCCGCAAGTCCAGAACGGCCTCGGCGTTGCGATCGTCACGACCCCCCAGGGCGTGATGACCGACCGCAAGGCTCGCGCTACCGGTGTCGGTGGCGAAGTTCTGTGCTACGTCGCCTAA
- a CDS encoding Dps family protein, with the protein MAKPAKKTKSPSPASSAGKVPKKGRAVVAQESGSRNAPLINIGIERQDRAAIAEGLSRVLADTYTLYLTTHNFHWNVTGPHFNSLHAMFMTQYTELWGSTDVLAERIRALGHYAPGSYAEFSKIATVPDVPQTPPKAMEMVRILVKGHETVSRIAREFIPVAEEAGDDPTADMLTARCTVHDQTAWMLRSLLED; encoded by the coding sequence ATGGCCAAACCTGCGAAAAAAACCAAGTCCCCGTCGCCCGCTTCTTCTGCCGGCAAGGTGCCCAAGAAGGGGCGCGCCGTCGTCGCGCAGGAGTCGGGCAGCCGCAATGCGCCGCTGATCAACATCGGCATCGAGCGCCAGGACCGCGCGGCCATTGCCGAAGGCCTGAGCCGCGTGCTGGCCGACACCTACACGCTGTACCTCACGACCCACAACTTCCACTGGAACGTGACGGGTCCGCACTTCAACTCGCTGCATGCGATGTTCATGACACAGTACACCGAGCTGTGGGGCTCGACAGACGTGCTCGCCGAGCGTATCCGCGCACTGGGCCACTACGCGCCGGGCTCGTATGCCGAGTTCAGCAAGATCGCCACCGTGCCCGACGTGCCGCAGACCCCGCCCAAGGCGATGGAGATGGTGCGCATCCTCGTGAAGGGCCACGAAACGGTGTCGCGCATCGCGCGCGAGTTCATCCCGGTGGCCGAAGAGGCCGGCGACGACCCGACCGCCGACATGCTGACCGCGCGCTGCACGGTGCACGACCAGACGGCCTGGATGCTGCGCTCGCTGCTCGAGGACTGA
- a CDS encoding type VI secretion system Vgr family protein, which yields MPTPWKLEGLSVARLSEQARLIKLQLPASAPQNAVVVERFTGSEGLNELFEFTIDTLATSSEFDPFALIGEELSLRLLLANGSFRTWHGYLTAVDALGGDGGLARYRLHLQPWLTALGLRRDSFVYAAKNVQDIVSEVFADHTTASFSFEVTQEMPVRPTCVQYRESDLAFVLRLLAEEGLSFRFEHEQQSANGSSTGNNTTPSHHRLVIFDRAATPPDCALPQIRFHRVDATEATDAITAWSSRRQVTTNAVMRNAWDASVLQAPTGAVQSALSMGDVPVLEHYDGTGAQRYADSATAARRAEQQLVAFESRIKRYGAAGSVRQLGAGERFTLTQHDRYEGSKFLALRVRHEAANNLGAQAAQVLEAGELEKGSYRNSFEAQPVEAQVVPLWRPKPTAPEAMVALVVGADDDEAPTAVHTQRDHRVQVRFHWQTQRASQQQQQGSLVAAGRHASNRQSVWLRVAAPVAGPNWGAHHLPRVGSEVLVSFIEGDIDRPVVSQQLYNGQDLPPWSAGTDSSANHAGVLSGWHSRALDGSGYNQWIADDAPGQVRTRLASSHAASQLNLGHLNAQSPDESTRGAWRGSGAELRSDAWVATRAGEGLLISTLAQERAAGSVQDTTSVRGQLGGALREAQKLSDAAGGAKALALNATALLQPLIDDIDPQKNGHYPGSVNGQDAREPKGGEGAGSREGQDPVPAFARPLMVLDAAMSLNMATPASATVFAGEAIHWTAQAQAHLAAGKTVGFAAGKSVGLYSHEGGIQVIAQDGPVTVQAHTDELEWLAKEGFTVTSSNDEIHVLAQQKITLKGGQTSIELDGMNITLKMPALLDIKGTSKSFVGPKGNPAELMGLPMGLTSEPKHFIEVERRYYDTDAVQGADVKVTFSDKSVRRGKLGSNGQLRFDGVPAGAADIEIGEDAREWQIDPVEESPANPAYGKDVTPEQAMALYALVFGSEDK from the coding sequence ATGCCGACGCCATGGAAACTCGAAGGCCTGAGCGTCGCGCGGCTGTCGGAGCAGGCGCGGCTCATCAAGCTGCAGCTGCCCGCGTCGGCACCGCAGAACGCCGTCGTCGTCGAGCGCTTCACCGGCAGCGAAGGCCTCAACGAACTCTTCGAGTTCACCATCGACACCCTTGCCACCTCGAGCGAGTTCGACCCGTTCGCGTTGATCGGTGAAGAGCTGAGCCTGCGCCTGCTGCTGGCCAATGGCAGCTTTCGCACCTGGCACGGCTACCTCACGGCCGTCGACGCACTGGGCGGTGACGGCGGCCTCGCGCGCTACCGGTTGCACCTGCAACCCTGGCTCACAGCGCTCGGCCTTCGCCGCGACAGCTTCGTGTACGCCGCCAAGAACGTGCAGGACATCGTCAGCGAAGTGTTCGCCGACCACACGACCGCGAGCTTCAGCTTCGAAGTCACGCAGGAGATGCCTGTGCGGCCCACCTGCGTGCAGTACCGCGAGTCGGACCTGGCCTTCGTGCTGCGCCTGCTGGCGGAAGAAGGCCTGAGCTTTCGCTTCGAGCATGAACAGCAGTCTGCCAATGGCAGCAGCACGGGGAACAACACCACGCCCTCGCATCACCGCCTCGTGATCTTCGACCGCGCGGCCACCCCGCCCGACTGCGCCCTGCCGCAGATCCGCTTCCACCGCGTCGATGCCACCGAAGCGACCGACGCCATCACCGCCTGGAGCAGCCGGCGCCAGGTTACTACCAACGCCGTCATGCGCAACGCCTGGGACGCCAGCGTGCTGCAAGCCCCCACCGGCGCCGTGCAGAGCGCGCTGTCGATGGGCGACGTGCCCGTGCTGGAGCACTACGACGGCACCGGTGCACAGCGCTACGCCGACAGCGCCACTGCGGCCCGGCGCGCCGAGCAGCAACTGGTGGCCTTCGAGTCGCGCATCAAGCGCTACGGCGCGGCAGGCAGCGTGCGGCAGCTCGGTGCGGGCGAGCGTTTCACGCTCACGCAGCACGACCGCTACGAGGGCAGCAAATTCCTCGCGCTGCGCGTGCGCCATGAAGCAGCCAATAACCTCGGTGCACAAGCCGCGCAGGTGCTCGAAGCCGGCGAACTCGAGAAAGGCAGCTACCGCAACAGCTTCGAGGCCCAACCGGTCGAAGCGCAGGTCGTGCCGCTGTGGCGGCCCAAGCCCACGGCCCCTGAAGCGATGGTTGCGCTCGTGGTTGGTGCCGATGACGACGAGGCACCGACTGCAGTCCACACGCAGCGCGACCATCGCGTGCAAGTCCGTTTCCATTGGCAGACTCAGCGGGCGAGCCAGCAGCAACAACAAGGCAGCCTGGTCGCAGCCGGTCGCCATGCGAGCAACCGCCAGTCGGTCTGGCTGCGTGTGGCGGCACCGGTGGCCGGGCCAAACTGGGGCGCTCACCACCTGCCGCGCGTCGGTTCTGAAGTGCTCGTGTCCTTCATCGAAGGCGACATCGACCGACCGGTGGTGTCCCAGCAGCTCTACAACGGCCAAGACCTGCCGCCCTGGTCGGCCGGCACCGATTCGTCGGCCAACCACGCAGGCGTGCTCTCGGGCTGGCACAGCCGCGCGCTCGACGGCAGTGGCTACAACCAGTGGATCGCCGACGACGCACCCGGACAGGTGCGCACCCGCCTGGCCAGCTCACACGCAGCGAGCCAGCTCAACTTGGGCCACCTCAACGCCCAGTCACCCGACGAGAGCACCCGCGGCGCCTGGCGCGGCAGCGGCGCAGAGCTGCGCTCCGACGCCTGGGTCGCCACGCGCGCCGGTGAGGGCCTGCTGATCTCTACATTGGCCCAGGAGCGGGCGGCGGGCAGCGTGCAAGACACCACCAGCGTGCGCGGCCAACTCGGGGGCGCGCTGCGCGAGGCGCAGAAGCTGTCTGATGCGGCCGGCGGTGCGAAGGCGTTGGCGTTGAATGCCACGGCACTGCTGCAGCCGCTCATCGACGACATCGATCCGCAGAAGAACGGGCACTACCCGGGCAGCGTCAACGGGCAGGACGCCCGCGAGCCGAAGGGGGGAGAAGGCGCAGGTTCGCGTGAAGGGCAAGACCCCGTGCCCGCCTTCGCACGACCGCTCATGGTGCTCGATGCCGCCATGAGCTTGAACATGGCCACGCCCGCCAGCGCCACGGTGTTCGCGGGCGAAGCGATCCACTGGACCGCGCAGGCGCAGGCCCATCTGGCCGCAGGCAAGACCGTGGGCTTCGCTGCTGGCAAATCCGTGGGCCTGTACAGCCACGAAGGTGGCATCCAGGTCATCGCGCAGGACGGGCCGGTGACTGTGCAGGCGCACACCGACGAACTCGAATGGCTGGCCAAGGAAGGCTTCACGGTCACCAGCAGCAATGACGAGATCCACGTGCTGGCGCAGCAGAAGATCACGCTCAAGGGTGGGCAGACGAGCATCGAGCTGGATGGGATGAACATCACGCTGAAGATGCCGGCGCTGCTGGACATCAAGGGGACGAGCAAGAGCTTCGTGGGGCCGAAGGGGAATCCGGCAGAGCTGATGGGGCTGCCGATGGGGTTGACCAGCGAACCCAAGCATTTCATTGAAGTGGAACGCCGTTACTACGACACGGATGCGGTGCAGGGCGCGGACGTCAAGGTGACGTTCTCGGACAAGAGCGTACGCAGGGGCAAGTTGGGATCGAACGGGCAGCTGCGCTTCGACGGCGTGCCGGCCGGTGCTGCAGACATCGAGATCGGCGAAGACGCCAGGGAATGGCAAATCGACCCCGTCGAGGAGTCTCCGGCCAACCCCGCCTACGGGAAGGACGTGACGCCTGAGCAGGCCATGGCGCTCTACGCGCTGGTTTTCGGTTCGGAGGACAAATGA
- the proC gene encoding pyrroline-5-carboxylate reductase, whose protein sequence is MTIAVTFLPRTAPGPLPPIAFIGGGNMASAIIGGLIQQGVAADNFEVVEPFDDARTKLAQSFGIVAKAEATEALARCDVVVWAVKPQTFAGATRPVRAFAGDALHLSVAAGIPSDSIARWLGTERVVRAMPNTPALVGKGMTGLFARPGVEGADRARVGQLLAPTGELIWVDAEPALDAVTALSGSGPAYVFYFIEAMTEAGVEMGLTPDQAQRLAIGTFTGASALAHSATEPPSVLRERVTSKGGTTYAAITSLEGADVKAQFKTAIRAAQTRAAELGEEFGRG, encoded by the coding sequence ATGACCATCGCCGTGACCTTCCTGCCCCGCACCGCGCCGGGCCCTCTGCCCCCCATCGCCTTCATCGGCGGCGGCAACATGGCCAGCGCCATCATCGGCGGCCTGATCCAGCAAGGCGTCGCGGCCGACAACTTCGAGGTGGTCGAACCGTTCGACGATGCCCGCACCAAGCTGGCCCAGTCTTTCGGCATCGTCGCCAAGGCCGAGGCCACCGAGGCCCTCGCGCGCTGCGACGTGGTGGTGTGGGCCGTCAAGCCCCAGACCTTCGCAGGAGCCACGCGCCCGGTGCGCGCCTTTGCCGGCGACGCCCTGCACCTGAGCGTGGCCGCGGGCATTCCGTCCGACAGCATCGCCCGCTGGCTCGGCACCGAGCGCGTGGTGCGCGCCATGCCCAACACGCCCGCGCTGGTGGGCAAGGGCATGACCGGGCTGTTCGCACGGCCGGGCGTCGAAGGCGCCGACCGCGCCCGCGTCGGCCAGTTGCTGGCGCCGACCGGCGAGCTGATCTGGGTCGATGCCGAACCCGCGCTCGACGCGGTGACCGCGCTGTCGGGCTCGGGCCCCGCCTACGTGTTCTATTTCATAGAGGCGATGACCGAAGCCGGCGTCGAGATGGGCCTCACGCCCGACCAGGCCCAGCGGCTGGCCATCGGCACCTTCACCGGTGCCTCGGCGCTGGCGCACAGCGCGACCGAGCCGCCATCGGTGCTGCGCGAACGCGTGACGTCCAAGGGCGGCACCACCTACGCGGCGATCACCTCGCTGGAAGGCGCGGACGTCAAGGCGCAGTTCAAGACCGCCATCCGCGCAGCGCAGACGCGGGCCGCCGAGCTGGGCGAGGAATTCGGCCGCGGTTGA
- the rplF gene encoding 50S ribosomal protein L6 has protein sequence MSRVGKMPVAIPAGVDVSIKEDQISVKGTGGTLNLARNALVNVVSNDGKLSFEPANESREANAMSGTIRQLVNNMVVGVTKGFEKKLNLVGVGYKAAASNNKLNLQVGYSHPVNIDMPQGITVTTATPTEIVIKGADRQRVGQIAAEIRAVRPPEPYKGKGIRYSDEKIVIKETKKK, from the coding sequence ATGTCCCGAGTAGGAAAAATGCCGGTCGCCATCCCCGCAGGTGTGGATGTGTCGATCAAGGAAGACCAGATCAGCGTCAAGGGCACGGGCGGCACGCTCAACCTGGCTCGCAATGCGCTGGTGAATGTCGTCAGCAATGACGGCAAGCTGAGCTTCGAGCCCGCCAACGAATCGCGTGAAGCGAATGCGATGAGCGGCACGATCCGTCAGCTGGTGAACAACATGGTGGTTGGCGTGACCAAGGGCTTCGAGAAGAAGCTCAACCTGGTCGGCGTCGGCTACAAGGCTGCAGCGTCCAACAACAAGTTGAACCTGCAAGTCGGTTACTCGCACCCGGTCAACATCGACATGCCGCAAGGCATCACGGTGACCACCGCGACCCCGACCGAAATCGTGATCAAGGGTGCTGACCGTCAGCGCGTTGGTCAAATCGCCGCTGAGATCCGCGCTGTTCGTCCGCCTGAGCCTTACAAGGGCAAGGGCATCCGTTATTCGGACGAGAAGATCGTGATCAAAGAGACCAAGAAGAAGTAA
- a CDS encoding MaoC/PaaZ C-terminal domain-containing protein — protein sequence MLDRLTQKIGQEGLSEWHAITQQMVDQYAVLSGDGEGEWIHLDPERAAREASYGGTIVPGFFQVSHLIRLTGEAMRTLLPFDSNHALNYGFDRLRFARPMPVGARFRARVRILSATPKGEDGFLLKEEVLLELEDGTVTLAAEWLFFLGPRALAG from the coding sequence ATGCTCGACCGCCTGACACAGAAGATCGGCCAGGAGGGCCTGTCCGAGTGGCATGCCATCACGCAGCAGATGGTCGACCAGTACGCGGTGCTCTCGGGCGATGGTGAAGGCGAGTGGATCCACCTCGATCCGGAGCGCGCAGCCCGCGAGGCGAGCTACGGCGGAACGATCGTGCCGGGCTTTTTCCAGGTCTCGCACCTGATCCGGCTGACCGGCGAGGCGATGCGCACGCTGCTGCCCTTCGATTCGAACCACGCGCTGAACTACGGCTTCGACCGCCTGCGCTTCGCGAGGCCGATGCCGGTGGGTGCGCGCTTTCGGGCACGGGTGCGCATTCTCAGCGCGACGCCCAAGGGAGAAGACGGTTTCCTGTTGAAGGAAGAGGTGCTGCTCGAACTCGAGGACGGCACGGTCACGCTGGCGGCCGAGTGGCTGTTCTTTCTCGGCCCGCGTGCGCTCGCTGGCTGA